Genomic segment of Veillonellales bacterium:
CGGGAGCAGAAGATTAGCGAGCATCAGCTAGAGTTAGACAATTATAAAGCTTCGGGAATCAATGTCGCTAATGATATCCAGTATCTAAGAGATAATCAAGGGATGGAAACCGTCAGCTTATTTAATAAAGTAGCGTCGCTGATAAGCAGTTACTCATATGATAGAGTAGAAGCCCCGTCTATTTTATCTCCGAGCAATACTGCGTTTGATAACGTAGAGTATGCTGCGGATGGAACCGTTACGGAAATAAACCCTGACGGAGTATCAAGTGATGAGGCAATACAACAGAGTGAAGATCGAAATAAGGTGTTTAACGGTATCGGGCAAGAGTTTAGTGATTTTTTCAGCAGCCCTATTATAGAAAATCTGCCATTAATTTTAGCTGGCACGGCTATTTCTACAGGGATAGAGCTTCAAAATTCAGCAAATCCATTGGGACTGTCGATGGGGTCGAGTAATGCCACGAAGGTGGTAGATGGTATAAACGTAGTTGAGGGTAAAGTCGGTGGGAAAATACCTATAGAGGAATTTACAAAAATCAGAAGTCAATCAATACACAATGCAAATGCAGAAGCAAGTTCGATGACTCTCGGTAAATATACACCTACAGTAGAAAACGGGGTTGAAAATTGGGCAAAACCTGGGCCGGATTCATATATTGCTAAGGCTGGAGACAAATCTACATATTTTGATTTAGGAAGTGAATGGGAAAATATTCAGAGCAGGTATAATTTAACTGGCGAAGAAATGTTTAATTACTTTAATAAGCCTGCACTTGACGATGCTGTCCGCAATGGTAAAACTATCCAATTTTCACATAAGCCTGACTTAGAAATATATAAAGGTAGCTATCTAGCTGAGGAGTGGAATTACTTGAAGAATGAATACGGATATTCAATACTTATTGAAGGCGAAGGGGGAATTTGGTATGCAAAATAATGCAGAAGACATAGCGATTGACATTATTAACAAATTGAAAAATTATTTTGGCAGCAGATTCGAAGGGTTCTCAGTATGTTCCATTACTGATGAACCTTATAAGATGTTTAGTATTAAATTCACGGCGTATAATTATTTTTCAATTATTCTTAATTATGACAGAGGGAGCTTTGGTTGCAGTATTTCTAATGGTGGAGAAGGAATTGCTTTAAAAAGTAACCAAAACTGGTATGACAAAGCGGATATGAACATTTTTTTTAAAGAGCTAGAACAGCAGATAGAGTTGCGAATACCAGATAAATTTTTGGAATTTTACGGATGGAAATGACTTTGTCTATTGAGTTTTAAACACAGAGCATAGAAATTGACCGCAGAATTCAGATTCTGCAGTCAGTCACCCGCAATCCTAGCGAAGCGTCAGTACCGTCTAGAGCGGTAGCGTCGCATTTGACGCAATTGTCGCTTTAGGCGGACAACAACACAAAAGACAACAGTAGCAGCATCTTCACGGATGCTGCTACTGCCGTCACACGGCGGTATCACATAGGCGGTCCGGTGCTTCATCATCCCGGTAGAGATGTTGACCAAGAGAAGCATGACGCAACCCGGGGCCTGCATTTTGCCTTGCCCTCGGCGATATTCCTGTAGTCGCCGTGGAATAAACGGCCACACCTTTTGTAACTATACATCAAGTAAAAGCGACAGCATCTTTTGCGATGTTGTCATTTTTATTGAATAGAGTTTTCTTACATTCCTACATCAAAAAACAATTAAATCAGAGGAGGAAAACAATGGTGCAATTTCCAGACATTCAGCAACCGGTATACCCCTTTACCACTAAGATCAAAGATCCCTCGCTGCAGTCAGAAATGGAGAACGGGTTGGTGATTTCGCGGGCTAGGTTTACCCGGGCGCCGCAGACCTTTACTTTGAAGTGGACGGCTCTACCGGCCGCAGATTATGCGGCCTTGCGGAATTTTTACTGCAATACGGTTTATGGCGGCAGCTTGGCGTTCAATTGGTATTATCCAACCGTAGCCAATGATCCGTATTCCGGCAAACTATTTTCTGTCCGCTTCACGGGGGGAGACATTAGTTTCGAGTTAGCGGCACCGGGCTACTATTCCGGTACACTAAACATCCAGGAGGTGTAATATGCTTAATTTATCAGTGGCGGGCATGCTGGAAAAAAGCCAGCTTTCCAGTGACGGTGTATGGCTTTTACTGGTAGAAATCGCCATTCCGCATTCCGATGAGCCGTTGCGGCTGGTGCGCAATAACGAGAACGTTATCTGGAACAGCCATACCTGGAATGCTTTCAACCTTAAGCTCGGAGAAGTTACGGAGGACAACAAAGGCAGGCCGCAGTCTATACCGTTGCAGATTTCCAATCTTACGCAGACGGTTCAGGCCTACGTAGAACAATACAGCGGTTTGACCGATGTAACAATCATCCTGCGGGTAGTTCATTCTCAGCATCTGGACAACTCCGCTCCCGAGTTGGAAGAGATCTTTACCGTGGAGTCCACAACCTGTGACAGCAAATGGATTACCTTTTATCTTGGCTGTGAATTGTCCATTAAGCGGCGCTTTCCTCCCCGGCGGATGCTGAAGCACTTTTGCGCCTGGCGCGATCAGTACCAGGGCATTGAGTGCGGCTATAACGGCCCCCTGGCGGAGTGCGACGGTACGCTGAAAGCCTGCCGCTTGCGGGGCAATGCGGCCCGTTATGGCGGCGAACCCAGTATTCCGGAAGGTGGGCTGTATGATTAATGAGTACAACATTTAGCGACTTAATCGGGATTCCTTTTGTCGACGGCGGGCGCGACCCTGCCAGGGGGCTTGATTGCTGGGGACTGTCTACGGAAGTATTCCGGCGTTACGGCTTGGAATTGCCCGATTATACAATCTCCTGTGAAGCTGCCAGTATGATCAACCGTGAAGTCAATAAGCAACGACAATTTTGGCGCAGGTGCGAAGGAGCAATCCCCGTTCCCGCGCTGGTTGTAATCCGGTTTACCGTGTATTGCGACCATACCGGGGTCTACATCGGCCAGGGAAGATTTATTCACACCCGTAAGGGAGTGGGTGTCAATATCGACCGGGTTGACAGCCCTGCCTGGGCAAAACGTATTGAAGGATTCTATGTACCGGAGGTGATGGCATGCTCACAATAACCGTATTGAAAAACCCGTTTAACCACAGTGAAAAAGAAAATTACGTCTGTGAATATAGTCCCGGCAAATCGGTCTATGAGTATATCCAGCCTTATATCATGGGGCTGGATGAGTATATTGTCAGCGTTAACGGCAATGTCGTAGAAAATGCCAAAGAACAGCTGGCCGGCAGTGACGATTGGCTGGCAGTCTGTCCGGTTGTCGGCAAAAGTGGCTCGGACTGGTTTCGGTCTGCTTTTACGATTGCTTTGGGAACCTGGACAGGTGGAGGATTCGCGAAATATTTAGACAAAATAGGAGTTAAAGGTGTTTGGGGTGCCCTGGCAAAAGGCGCCGTTGGTATGATAGGCGGCAGTCTAATCAACCACTGGTTTCCGGCAGCCAAGCCGGAGCCGATCGCAACAAAATCGACCTATAACTGGAGCAATGCGCAGTCGCAGACCGGTCAGGGCAATGCACTGGCCGTCACCTATGGCACCATGCGGACTGCCGGTCAGGTGCTGGCTCAGCATGTGTCGAGCGATGATGAGAACCAGTACCTGAATATCCTGCTGTGCGGCGGTGAAGGGCCGATTGACAGGATCAGCGATATCCGCATCAACGATAATCCTATTTCTTACTATAAAGACGTAACTGTCGAGACCCGGCTGGGTACTAATGAGCAAACGGCAATCGCTAATTTTGGCGACATTTACGACGATCAGCCTTTAGACTACGAGCTCAACACCGATAGTACCTGGACAACGCAGCAAACGGAAGGAAATGGTGTACAAGGGTTGGAAGTCACGCTGGATTTTCCCGGCGGTCTGTACTATATAAATGATAAAGGCAATCTTACGAATGCAGCCGTTACGGTAATAATGCAGTATCGCAAAGTTGGCGATACAAGCTGGAGCGATTTCACCACAGCAACAATTACTGCAGCGAAAAACAATGCGTTTTTCCGCACATACCGGCTGGATCATCTTCCTGCCGCTCAGTATGAGGTAAGAGCGCAGTGCACGGCCAAAAGCGGCACAAGTACCCGGCATTCGACACGGGTGTATTGGACGCAGTTGTCCAGCATCATGTATGATGATTTTACCCGTCCCGGCAAGGTATTGATCGGTATCAAAGCGCTGGCGACCAGCCAGTTGAGCGGAGGCATGCCGTCAATCACCTGGCTGCAGACCCGTGACAAGGTTTGGGTGTGGAACGCCGAAGCAAGCGCGTATGAACAAAAATCCGCTGCGAATCCGGCCTGGGCAGCTTATGACATGATTCACCGCTGCCGGCAGTTAAAAAATATCCATAGCGGTAACGATGAGTT
This window contains:
- a CDS encoding NlpC/P60 family protein; amino-acid sequence: MSTTFSDLIGIPFVDGGRDPARGLDCWGLSTEVFRRYGLELPDYTISCEAASMINREVNKQRQFWRRCEGAIPVPALVVIRFTVYCDHTGVYIGQGRFIHTRKGVGVNIDRVDSPAWAKRIEGFYVPEVMACSQ